In Leptospiraceae bacterium, one DNA window encodes the following:
- a CDS encoding cytochrome c, which translates to MKNFKIIVIGFFSVLFILNCEYKTPILEYFPDMADSRAVESQEADVLSASILGGNRIPPEGTIPRGYYPYPYSNVQFADELKNPEKGLSNPLKKSLANYKRGEDRYQIYCSPCHGVTGQGNGNVVGPSPRYLMTPTPLTQERVVKFTDGQIYHVITVGKGVMSSYASQIEPEDRWKLIQYIRKLQEAENNKTKAVK; encoded by the coding sequence ATGAAAAATTTCAAAATTATTGTAATTGGTTTTTTCTCTGTATTGTTTATTTTGAATTGTGAGTATAAAACTCCTATTTTAGAATATTTTCCAGATATGGCTGACTCCAGAGCAGTAGAATCTCAAGAAGCTGACGTGCTTTCTGCAAGTATTCTGGGTGGGAATAGAATCCCTCCCGAAGGAACGATCCCAAGAGGATATTATCCATACCCTTACTCAAATGTACAATTTGCAGATGAATTAAAAAATCCTGAAAAGGGTCTTTCCAATCCATTGAAAAAAAGTCTGGCTAATTATAAAAGAGGTGAGGACAGGTATCAAATATATTGTTCCCCGTGCCACGGTGTTACAGGTCAAGGAAATGGTAATGTAGTCGGACCTTCTCCAAGATACCTAATGACCCCGACTCCTCTAACTCAGGAAAGGGTAGTGAAATTTACAGACGGACAAATTTACCACGTAATTACTGTTGGAAAGGGTGTGATGAGTAGCTACGCTTCTCAAATCGAGCCGGAAGATAGATGGAAACTGATTCAATATATCAGAAAATTGCAAGAAGCTGAAAACAACAAAACAAAGGCGGTTAAGTAG
- a CDS encoding SH3 domain-containing protein, with amino-acid sequence MNNKNLLKKIFALSIVSFFIFNCGTKAEITWNTKVYAEPNINSKVVGELKKGDIVTPSDYLNHERLQKEFIKVKNSKIEGYVSPKFVVINQLPENSVFTWGYKKDYKHFYDPNDKKHYPQGYEWPNLKAISKEKISLDELLKGEKLD; translated from the coding sequence ATGAATAATAAAAATTTACTAAAAAAAATATTTGCTCTATCCATTGTTTCGTTCTTTATTTTCAATTGCGGCACAAAAGCAGAAATTACATGGAATACAAAGGTTTATGCAGAGCCAAACATAAATTCTAAAGTTGTCGGTGAATTGAAGAAAGGAGATATAGTCACGCCTTCTGATTACTTGAACCACGAAAGACTTCAGAAAGAATTTATTAAGGTGAAAAATTCTAAAATAGAAGGGTATGTTTCTCCAAAATTTGTAGTTATTAATCAACTCCCTGAAAACTCTGTATTTACTTGGGGCTATAAAAAAGACTATAAGCATTTTTATGATCCAAACGATAAAAAACATTATCCTCAAGGTTATGAATGGCCAAATTTAAAAGCTATATCTAAAGAAAAAATTTCTTTGGACGAACTTTTAAAAGGCGAGAAATTAGATTAA
- a CDS encoding polysaccharide deacetylase family protein, with product MKTFTNYFLFAILFLLIKPIMSKEREPNELGKIFVLTYHKIGDFDSNFTRSRKGFVEDLQTLKREGFIPIQTNDFSNANIKIPKGKKPVLITFDDSSISQFEVDENGQIKSNCAVGMMEEFKKKNPDFPLTAIFFVTPGSKSPNDLFGQIRFTKMKTEFLLNNGYEIGNHTLWHANLNQFRDRIQEQIAGCQREINKFLPDFRIYAMATPYGSFPPERYNHLLIEGKYKGHSYKNKIIFDYSNRLSYSPFDINFNIYRVRRIHGFDKNIKKIVQELNSPTSDAYISDGLEDTITIPQSEVKNLNTEWKKKFKVKVY from the coding sequence ATGAAAACTTTTACAAACTATTTTCTATTTGCAATTCTATTCTTGTTGATAAAACCCATAATGTCAAAAGAAAGAGAGCCAAACGAACTCGGAAAAATCTTTGTTTTAACCTACCATAAAATCGGAGACTTTGATTCCAATTTTACGAGATCCAGAAAAGGTTTTGTGGAAGATTTACAAACTCTAAAAAGAGAAGGATTTATTCCGATCCAAACCAATGATTTTTCTAATGCCAATATAAAAATCCCAAAAGGAAAGAAGCCTGTTCTGATTACTTTTGATGACTCTTCTATCAGCCAATTTGAGGTTGATGAAAATGGACAAATAAAATCAAACTGTGCGGTAGGAATGATGGAAGAGTTTAAGAAAAAAAATCCAGATTTCCCCTTAACTGCGATTTTTTTTGTTACCCCGGGCTCAAAATCTCCAAACGATCTATTCGGGCAAATACGATTTACCAAAATGAAAACAGAATTTCTATTGAATAATGGTTATGAAATAGGAAACCATACACTTTGGCATGCAAACTTAAATCAGTTTAGAGATAGAATTCAAGAGCAAATTGCCGGCTGTCAAAGAGAAATAAATAAATTTCTACCAGATTTTAGGATTTATGCAATGGCGACTCCTTATGGCTCTTTCCCACCTGAAAGATACAACCACCTATTGATCGAAGGAAAATACAAAGGGCACTCCTATAAAAATAAAATTATTTTTGATTACTCCAATAGACTTAGTTATTCTCCCTTTGATATAAATTTTAATATTTATCGGGTTAGAAGAATCCATGGATTTGATAAAAACATAAAGAAAATTGTTCAAGAGTTGAATTCACCTACCTCCGATGCGTATATCAGCGACGGCTTAGAGGATACGATTACAATTCCACAATCGGAAGTTAAAAACTTAAATACAGAATGGAAAAAAAAGTTTAAAGTGAAGGTGTATTAA
- the nrfD gene encoding polysulfide reductase NrfD produces MSEAIKKELDIVPLVEGNKTLKQITDEVLKPVDEFPTKLWWRAFILAITITVIDFAVIGYLVYEGLYILGINNPVGWGFFIVNFVFWIGIGHAGTLISAVLYLFRQEWRTGINRAAEAMTIFAVMVAASMLIIHVGRPWFGFWLFPYPNERGPLWVNFRSPLIWDTFAVSTYLTISLLFWYLGLVPDIAAIRDRTNHKIKKMVYSVLSFGWVGSNRAWTHLEIVAMILAALSTPIVLSVHSIVSFDFAISILPGWHTTIFPPYFVAGAVFSGFAMVVTLMVITREVFNLKQLITMKHLENMNKVIMVTGMMVGLAYSTEFFIAWYSGNEYEGFTFVNRAFGPYGWAYWIMVSCNVISPQIFWSKKLRTSIPVMFVVSIFVNIGMWFERFVIVMTTHRDFLPSSWALYIPTIYDYLMLLGSFGLFFVLFLLFTRILPVIAIAEVKTVMPKKEGGHH; encoded by the coding sequence ATGTCAGAAGCAATTAAAAAAGAATTAGATATAGTTCCTTTAGTAGAAGGAAATAAAACTCTAAAGCAGATAACAGACGAAGTTTTAAAGCCCGTAGATGAGTTTCCTACAAAACTTTGGTGGAGAGCTTTTATTTTAGCTATAACGATTACTGTAATTGATTTTGCAGTAATCGGTTATTTGGTTTATGAAGGTTTATACATACTCGGTATCAACAATCCTGTTGGTTGGGGATTTTTTATCGTGAATTTCGTTTTTTGGATTGGTATCGGTCATGCAGGTACTTTAATTTCAGCAGTATTGTATTTATTTAGGCAAGAATGGAGAACTGGTATCAACCGTGCCGCCGAGGCTATGACAATTTTTGCGGTTATGGTTGCGGCAAGTATGTTGATTATCCACGTAGGTCGCCCTTGGTTTGGTTTTTGGTTATTTCCTTATCCAAACGAAAGAGGACCACTTTGGGTAAATTTCCGATCTCCTTTAATTTGGGATACTTTTGCAGTTTCTACCTATCTGACTATTTCGCTACTATTCTGGTATTTAGGGTTGGTTCCTGATATCGCAGCAATCAGGGATCGGACAAATCATAAAATTAAAAAGATGGTTTATAGTGTTCTTTCTTTTGGGTGGGTTGGTTCTAATAGAGCGTGGACTCACTTGGAAATCGTTGCAATGATTTTAGCGGCACTTTCCACTCCAATCGTATTGTCTGTTCACTCGATAGTAAGTTTTGACTTTGCGATTTCTATCCTTCCAGGTTGGCACACTACAATTTTCCCACCCTATTTCGTAGCCGGTGCGGTATTCTCAGGGTTTGCAATGGTTGTAACGCTCATGGTGATTACAAGAGAAGTGTTTAACTTGAAGCAACTAATCACAATGAAGCACTTAGAAAATATGAACAAGGTGATTATGGTCACCGGTATGATGGTAGGTCTTGCATATAGTACTGAGTTTTTCATAGCTTGGTATTCTGGTAACGAATACGAAGGGTTTACTTTTGTAAATAGAGCCTTTGGTCCTTACGGTTGGGCTTATTGGATTATGGTTTCTTGCAACGTAATTAGTCCTCAAATTTTCTGGTCAAAGAAGCTCAGGACGAGTATCCCTGTGATGTTTGTAGTATCAATTTTTGTGAATATTGGAATGTGGTTTGAAAGATTCGTAATAGTAATGACCACTCATAGAGATTTCTTACCTTCCAGTTGGGCATTGTATATACCTACGATCTATGACTATTTGATGCTTTTAGGCTCTTTTGGTTTATTCTTTGTATTGTTCCTATTGTTTACAAGAATTCTTCCAGTGATTGCAATTGCTGAAGTCAAGACTGTGATGCCTAAAAAAGAAGGAGGACACCACTGA
- a CDS encoding DUF3341 domain-containing protein, which yields MYKPKLEQFHKYQETESGVFGLFDTQEEILHAAKKTKEKNYSYFDCFTPLPVHGLDDAMGLPRSGLPWITFIFGIVGFAVGLSYQYLTHAIDWQIVYSGKAYNAWPAYVPILFEATVFFAGVATVFAMYYITGLYKFDRKPIHPDVTSHRFALWIPSNVAGYNESEVIQFIKSLGAKEVQVVKK from the coding sequence ATGTATAAGCCAAAATTAGAGCAGTTTCATAAATATCAGGAAACAGAATCAGGAGTATTCGGACTATTCGATACCCAAGAAGAGATTCTGCATGCAGCAAAAAAAACTAAGGAGAAAAACTACTCCTATTTTGATTGTTTTACTCCACTCCCTGTACACGGTTTAGACGATGCTATGGGACTTCCAAGGTCAGGTCTTCCTTGGATTACTTTTATATTTGGAATTGTTGGGTTTGCGGTCGGGTTGTCTTATCAGTATTTAACTCACGCAATCGACTGGCAAATTGTATATTCAGGGAAGGCGTATAACGCATGGCCGGCCTACGTTCCGATATTGTTCGAGGCTACTGTCTTTTTTGCAGGTGTTGCAACTGTTTTTGCTATGTATTACATAACTGGATTGTATAAGTTTGATCGTAAGCCGATTCATCCCGATGTTACAAGTCATAGATTTGCTCTCTGGATTCCGTCTAACGTCGCTGGTTATAACGAAAGTGAAGTAATTCAATTTATAAAAAGCCTTGGAGCCAAAGAAGTGCAGGTAGTAAAAAAATGA